CTGCATAACTCATGAATAATTTAGCTGACCATGCTGCGAGGCACTCCTTCAAGAGCCTCTTCCTCGGTTTCAAAAATTTCAAACACCGAATCCATCATGGTGACTTCAAAAACGAGTTTTGCCTCTGGATGGACGTTACATATGCGGAAACTGCCTTTTACTTTGTCAGCATCTCGCATTCCTGCCACCAAGGATGTTAGACCAGAGCTGTCAATAAAATTAACTTGACCGAGATTCACAACTACGTGGCGACTGAGTTTGGAAATACATTCCTGCAACTTCAGACGAAACTGCCATGCGGTTGTAATATCCAGGCGTCCAGTGGGGGCTAAGACGATGACTGTCGTCCCGTCTTGAGTCGTATGTGTTCTCTGATCGATATGAATCACCAAGACCTCCTTGCTCCGGAAGCTCCGTCTATATTTAATATCTAGATAGGAGCCGCATTTTACTACGATTGCTCCCATGATTTGAGCTTTCAGTAGTCTAACTCTAACTTAGAGATTAGAGCTACCAAAAATTCAGCTCGCCTAATCTTAAAGCAAAGCTTGAAAAAAATTACATTAAATTCGGCTTCTAACAGACTAGATTTGAGCGATCGCCCACTAAGATAGCACTCAGAATCATACAGGTAGAAGATTCCAGTGTTACTCACAACTCTGCTTCAATATCCGGAAAAAAGGGATCGCCTCCTCTTCTAGGGGAGAGGATGCTTCCAGGGGCATCCGGAGGGTTGAAGCAGTCGTTGCAGTTCTCGTAGATTTCTAATACCGAATCCATCATGGTGATTTCCAGCACCACCTTGGCGGCTGGAAGCAGATTGCAAAGGCGGAAACTCCCGTTTACCTTGTCCGCATCTCGCATCCCTGCCACCAATGAGGTGAGACCAGAACTATCAATGAAATTCACTCTCCCAAGATTTACGACCACATGACGACTGAGTGTATAAAGACTCTCTTGTAATTTCACGCGAAATTGCAAAGCTGTGGTGATATCCAGCCGTCCTGTTGGTGTCAAAACGATAATCTTCGTGCCGTTTTGGGTCGTGTATGTTTTCTGGTCGATGTGAAGCACGGACACTCACCTCTAAAGATGGGCAAGTATATCAACCGGGTGCGATGAGAGCGGGATTTTTCCCGTAGTCTAACTCAGACCGGCGATTCCGAGGGAAGTGTCCAGTTTGCCCAATCTTGTGGCTTTAAGAAAGTTTCATAAAGCTCGGCTTCTGGGGTGTTCGGTTCGGGTTGATAACCATATTCCCAGCGAACTAGAGGCGGTAAAGACATCAAAATTGACTCGGTGCGCCCGTTCGTCTGAAGACCAAAAATGGTGCCTCGGTCGTAGACGAGGTTAAATTCCACATAGCGACCGCGACGATAAAGCTGGAAATTCCGCTGGCGATCGCTATATTCCATTTTTTGCCGCCGCTCGGCAATGGGAACGTAAGCCGGTAAAAATGTCTGACCGCAATGCTGCACAAAAGCGAACAAATCTTCCCAGTTGCGAGGTTCTGGCGTACCCACTTGGTTGCTGTAAACAGCTGCTGGTCCATCGGCGTGCGGGCCGCGATACAAAGCTCCTTGACCATCTTGATAGTCAAAGAAGAGTCCTCCAACGCCCCGCGTTTCTTGGCGGTGCTTCAGATAAAAATATTCATCGCACCAAAGTTTAAACGTGGGGTAGTACTCTGGGTGGTGGGCATCACAGGCTTGCTTTAAAGTGCGGTGAAATTGGGCGACATCTTCCGCAAATGGGTAGTAAGGGGTTAAATCGATCCCACCGCCAAACCACCAAACTGGCCCTGCCTCAAAGTAGCGATAATTGAGGTGAACCGTCGGGACGTAGGGATTGCGCGGATGCAAGACCATTGAGGTGCCAGTCGCATAAAAGCCGTGCCCAGCCGCCTCCGGGCGTTGCGCCAGAATCGACGGAGGTAACTGTTGACCCCAGACTTCAGAAAAATTAACGCCACCCTGTTCAAAAACTGCGCCCTCGCGGAGGACGCGGGAACGACCGCCGCCGCCTTCTTCTCGTTCCCAGGCATCTTGTTGAAATTTCCCAACTCCATCCAGTTGTTCCAAACCTTCGCAGATTTGGTCTTGCAGCTGCTGCATAAACTGGCTGACCCTAGCTTTCGAGTCATCTGGGGGCAAAACCTTAGCAGAAGTAGTTACGTCCGTCTGAAAAGCTGTCATAATCTCAAGTCAATATTGTTCACAAAAGCGATTGGGAAAGGAAAAAGGTATTGAATTGAATAAATCGGGATGGGAGTTCGCCTGAGTTCACCCAGGATACCGGCTTGTACGGGCGCGATCGCTTGTACCACGTCAGCTTGCTTTTCGGGGTGAGGGTGAGCCGCTTTGATCGGGTCAAAGCACTCAACTCTATGCGATCGCAGGGGAACTTACAGCCTATCTTAAATCGGGTCTGCTGAACCCAAGCAGCAAGTTGAATAAAGCGTCTACAGGCTATCGAAATATCCTACAGGGGGATGCTACCTAATGATCCCAGGGATTAAAGTAATAAGTTCCCTTGAAGACTTGGTGCGAGGAGGAGTGTTGTGATTCTCAATTTTTCCTTAAAGTTTATCGCTGGTCGAGAGGGTTTTTCCTTTAAGTTTTCCCTGGTTCGGACTTACCGCGCCGTTAGTTCTGCTTCGGTGGATGTCCTCTGGCAAAAATTAATCAATATTGGCGATGTATCCTGGCATCCTCTACTTGCCAGCACCAATGTCCCCAGCGGGTTGATTGCCAAACCGGGATTGATTTACAAGGTAGTCACGCGCTGGCTACCTATTCCCATCCGGGTTTTTGTTGAGCGTGTCCGTCCCTGTGAGTTACTCAGTGTGAGAATGCTGGCAATCCCAGGAGTTGAGAAACGGGTGACGTACCAGGTAGAATCGACGGTCTGCGGCACGTATGTATCTTATTCAGTGACGTTGCGCGGTTGGTTGTCACCTTTAATTTGGTGGATGATTGGGTCTTACTCAGCTCGTGTTGCCACTGAATTAGCCCAAGCTGCCGAACAGGTGGGTTTACAAGCTCAAGGCTAGAAACTAGAGAGGACTGAGGACTGAGGACTGAGGACTGAGGGCTGAGGGCTGAGGGCTGAGGGCTGAGGGCTGAGGGCTGAGAACTGAGAATACAGGTTTCAGGAGAGGGGGAGAGGCAAATAGAGGGAGTTATCAATTAGTAATTAGTAATTAACAATCTAAATTTAGACCCTGAACTGCATAGCGCGATCGCGTCAAACAAACCGTTAAGATACTTGAAGAGAGAGAACCCCGATCGTTTTGTCCCAGGTGCAATATCTGGGATAAGGAATGCAAGTAACCTAGTTATGCTCGATGCCAGCTCAGTTTTAGAAGTATTGCGACCCGTGCAAGATCCCGAACTCCGCAAGAGTTTGGTCGAGTTGAACATGATTCGCAATGTGCAAATTGACTCCGGAAAAGTCAGCTTCACTCTGGTGCTGACGACACCTGCCTGTCCACTACGCCAGTTCATCGTG
This portion of the Coleofasciculus sp. FACHB-T130 genome encodes:
- a CDS encoding STAS domain-containing protein, which translates into the protein MIHIDQRTHTTQDGTTVIVLAPTGRLDITTAWQFRLKLQECISKLSRHVVVNLGQVNFIDSSGLTSLVAGMRDADKVKGSFRICNVHPEAKLVFEVTMMDSVFEIFETEEEALEGVPRSMVS
- a CDS encoding anti-sigma factor antagonist; this translates as MLHIDQKTYTTQNGTKIIVLTPTGRLDITTALQFRVKLQESLYTLSRHVVVNLGRVNFIDSSGLTSLVAGMRDADKVNGSFRLCNLLPAAKVVLEITMMDSVLEIYENCNDCFNPPDAPGSILSPRRGGDPFFPDIEAEL
- the hemF gene encoding oxygen-dependent coproporphyrinogen oxidase, giving the protein MTAFQTDVTTSAKVLPPDDSKARVSQFMQQLQDQICEGLEQLDGVGKFQQDAWEREEGGGGRSRVLREGAVFEQGGVNFSEVWGQQLPPSILAQRPEAAGHGFYATGTSMVLHPRNPYVPTVHLNYRYFEAGPVWWFGGGIDLTPYYPFAEDVAQFHRTLKQACDAHHPEYYPTFKLWCDEYFYLKHRQETRGVGGLFFDYQDGQGALYRGPHADGPAAVYSNQVGTPEPRNWEDLFAFVQHCGQTFLPAYVPIAERRQKMEYSDRQRNFQLYRRGRYVEFNLVYDRGTIFGLQTNGRTESILMSLPPLVRWEYGYQPEPNTPEAELYETFLKPQDWANWTLPSESPV
- a CDS encoding SRPBCC family protein; its protein translation is MILNFSLKFIAGREGFSFKFSLVRTYRAVSSASVDVLWQKLINIGDVSWHPLLASTNVPSGLIAKPGLIYKVVTRWLPIPIRVFVERVRPCELLSVRMLAIPGVEKRVTYQVESTVCGTYVSYSVTLRGWLSPLIWWMIGSYSARVATELAQAAEQVGLQAQG